GAATCCGTATttcactttaatattattaattcaaacaaGAATTATGCAATGTATGACATTACGTCTGATATTAGTGTTAAAAACTTTGcagatttttttagaattttttcttgataaacattttagaaaaagtaaaatacattGATACACATAtactgatatatttattaatttattgtttagcTATCCTCAAGGATGCTGATCTTACTACAATGTCTGCTAAAAAAGTGAGGCAACAAATCGAAGAGAAACTTGATGTTGACTTATTAGAAAGGTAAgtaacgaataaaaaatgtgattacgaaaatgtaaatgtttttatgtcattaaaagtcaatttatgttacattatacaatatgaaaaattaacatgtatttatatgtatatagaataacAGACATAGAACAGAGACATAAGAGTGgtagcaattttaatttttaatcaagttACATAATAGGATCGAAGACACTATCACATATGAAATGTATTCATTCACAGTAGAATTTTAAAGGCACATAAAGACTACTTTCTCTTATCAACCCAAGTCACTATattctttcttgtttttatctttatatatatatatgaatatacatgATTAACATAATAGTGTGTATGTGAGAacttataatagaatatatcacatattctgttgtattctcaatataaattaatttaaattgtaaattgtacattattaaaataatctagtgtaaaatttactatataatattttatcttcttaatattttaaaataatatcccaggtagcactgttcgttttataaacgtttataaaacgaacatgtgttACTTGGGATTTATactgagatatatatttttttcaaggaaagaatttttttttattaaatttatagttaataatttgtcatgtgcatgataaagtttaataaaattatattactatgacagtttaacttttaatgtagcaagcatttaattaaacatatatattatcattggaaatgaataaaaaactaaaagcgGACATATAATAGGCACTTGTGCACTCTAAAATAGTGCAGAAGAGAGTCTCTCACTGtccaagaaaaaaagaggattTCTGAGTGGAActgaaataaatagatatacgTTACCACCTCGTTCCTCCTCTGACATGCATATTTTAGTTTACAAATTAttcctattaaatattaaatgttgatgtattaaatattgacacacacacacacacacatatatatatatatatatatatatatatattatatatatatttatatttataaattgtgtttttataGGAAAAAAGAGGTTGACGATTTAGTCATGGAATGTCTTCAAGAAAAACAAGAtggaggaaagaaaaagaaaaaggctGCTAGCGAAGAATCTGAAGATGgtgaggaggaagaggaagaaggatccgaagaggaggaagaagaagaagaaaagaaaccaGCCAAACGAAATCCTGCTAAAAAGGCTCCTAACAAACGTAAGAAGGGTTCTTCAGATGATGAAGAAAGCGCTAGTGATGATGATGCTAGTGACGAAGAATATAGCCCAAAGAAACCTAAAGTTACACCCAAAAAAAGTAAACtacttttgttatatatattatttaattatattaaattttatattttgcatcaaGATTCGATTAAAACATGTCATCTATTTTTTAGGTAAGCCTGGAaagaagggaaagaagaagggAAGCGATAGCGACAGTGATGAGGACTggggtaaaaataaaaaggctCCAGGAAGTACAGCAAAGAAGGGTGGTGGCGGTGGTAAAGGCAAGGGTGGTGGTTATACACGCGCTATCACGCTATCTCCAGAACTCGCCGCGGTCGTTGGCGCAGAACAAATGGCTCGACATGAAGTCGTGAAGAAAGTATGGAGTATCATTAAAGAAAGGAATCTTTATGTAAGTATCATCGTttgtaatcaattattttagataagattttttaaatatttattacgatattttttatttaccaatTTGATCATACATTAGAAgtcattcatatatatatatatatataaaatgacttCTAATGTATGATCAAAttggtaaatataatattttttattcaccaATTTGATCATACATTAGaagtcattatttatatatatttatatatatatttatatatataaaatgacttCTAATGTATGATCAAATtggtgaataaaaaatattgtaatatatatatatatattctttattgaatGTGTTAgatatttacaaaagaatcatatattg
This Anoplolepis gracilipes chromosome 12, ASM4749672v1, whole genome shotgun sequence DNA region includes the following protein-coding sequences:
- the Non2 gene encoding uncharacterized protein Non2, translating into MADISKDELRKEITAILKDADLTTMSAKKVRQQIEEKLDVDLLERKKEVDDLVMECLQEKQDGGKKKKKAASEESEDGEEEEEEGSEEEEEEEEKKPAKRNPAKKAPNKRKKGSSDDEESASDDDASDEEYSPKKPKVTPKKSKPGKKGKKKGSDSDSDEDWGKNKKAPGSTAKKGGGGGKGKGGGYTRAITLSPELAAVVGAEQMARHEVVKKVWSIIKERNLYDPKNKQFAICDEELMKVIGVKRFRTFGMMKYLKNHFVD